gagtcattacacaaagtaaaactatttccccatggtatttctccctcccaccccaccccccactgttcctctgatattcttgttaactgctggaattagcctacctgcttgtcaccatgaaaggttttcctccttccccccccccccccccgctgttggtgatggcttatcttaagtgatcactctccttacagtgtgtatgataaacccattgtttcatgttctctgtgtgtgtgtatataaatctctcctctgttttttccaccaaatgcatccgatgaagtgagctgtagctcacgaaagcttatgctctaataaatttgttagtctctaaggtgccacaagtactccttttctttttatcatttcatgattactttcacccaagctgccttccactttcaaattctcaaccagctcctccctatttgtcaaaatcaaatctagaacagcctctcccctaggagctttctccaccttctgaaataaaaaattgtctccaatacagtccaagaacttgttggataatctgtgccctgtgGTGTTATTTtctcaacagatgtctgggtagttgctGACCCCCATCCCcgccaagtcctgtgctttgaatgATTGTGTTAGCTGTTTAAAAGAAGCCTCACCTGTcttttcttcctggttaggtggtctgtagtagaccccgaccatgacatcacccttggttttaccccttttatccttacccagagactttcaacaagtctgtctcctatttccatctcagtcTCAGTCCAagagtatacatttttaatatatagggcaacacttcctcccttttttccctgcctgtccttcccgaGCAAGCTGTACCcgtctataccaatattccagtcatgtgtattatcccaccaggtctctgtaatgccaactatgtcatagttgtatttattttctagcattttgagttcttcctgcgtATTCCCCGTACTTCTGGCTACCAACCCCACCTagttctaatcactagaccccactctccttccAAAGCCAGGgtcagaacccaggaatcctgcctcccagcccccccctccgttctaaccactagaccccactcccctcccagagctggggataggatCCAGGCGTCCGGGCGGGCGCTCACACGGATTTGAAGTCGTCATAGGGCACGGCGGGTTTCAGGATGTCTTTGATGGCGATGATGTTGTCGTGCTTGAAGTGTTTGAGGATCTTGAGCTCGCGGAGGGTGCGCTTGGCGTTCATCACCACATCGAAGGCGTTGGGAATCTTCTTGATCGCCACCTGCTGGCCTGGAGGCAAACAGTGCAGGGCGAGTCAGAGCAGAGACACCATCCACTGCTCAGCCCTCCCctatggaacccaggagtcctggctccctgccccccgcaATGACCTCCCAGACCTAACTCCCCTCTCAGAACTTAggatagagcccaggagtcctggctcccagcccccacaacccactagaccccatgcCCCGCCCACGAGTGGGgatgggacccaggcgtccgagcTGACCTGTGGATCTGCGGCGGGCAGAGCTGACCACGCCATAGGCCCCGGTGCCGATGGTCTCGATGACCTCGTACTCGTCCCCCACCTCGAAGGTGACGTCCAGGGAGCGGGCCTTGAGGATGGCCAGGTTCTTGGCCGCGACGGTGGCCCGGTGGGCCGGCTCCCGCTTGCCCCGCTCCTcggcctcctcctcttcctccttccgcGGCTCCGCCATGGCGCCCGCTCCCCTGCCGAGGGGGGGGAGATCAGGGAGAGGTACCCGGGCCCCCTCGGCCCTGggagcccgggagagaacccaggagtccggggacAGGGGGgcccagcaggagcaggggcggTGGGGACGAGTCACCCCGTAGCTctaggggagagaacccaggagtccggggctgggggacagggcaggggacagcacgGGGGGGGTAcgggggggcaggaaatggggggCGCGTGGGAGGCGGGGCCTCAACCAGccatggcgggggaggggaagaggcaggacttggagggggcggggctttggggacGGGGCGGGGCCgagaggggcggggcctcggggacgggcggggcgggggcggggcctcttTCCCTTatggggcggggttggggggaatctctgcagggggcggggctcgggcggCGCCTCTCTCCCATATGGGGCGGGGTCTCCgcaaggggcggggcggggcagcggAGAGTTCCCCAGGGGCGGGGCCTCGCGGTCCCTCTCACCGGCTCGCGCCCGGGACCCTTCCAGCCCCGGGCTGGTTCCCTCTCGGGTCCgcagctccctgctccttccccgagTGCCCGGATGTCCCGCCCAGTCACACTGGAGGCAGGGGCGGGGCCCTCAGAAGCACGCAGGTGTTTGGCGGGACCAAATCCCGCCCCCTTCTGGTGGATGGGCCAATCGGCGGCGGGTCCCGTGACTGTCAGCCAATCAGACTGGGACGGGGCGCGACCTCGCCCGAGAGAGGCGCTTTCCGCTAGCAATTCCCGCCCCTACAAAGATTCGGCAAATCAGAGATTAGCTCAGTGAAaatgcagccaatcagagagcgAAGGACACAAGGCCTGTCCCTGCGCATGACAACGGCGTTATGTTCCTCACCTTCTAGTAGAGTTTGACCAATCACAGGGAGGATGTGTGCAGTTTCCAGCCAATCACGAAATGGGAAGCTCGGGCAGATGCAGGTGGAGCTGTTTTCTTCCCTAAATCCCGCCCTCTCTCAGCGATTGACCAATCAGAGACGGCTATATGGACCAAACCAGCCAGTCAGAAAGAGAAAATTGAACCTTTGCACGGCTCGCCTACTTCAGAAATCTAACCAATCAGCGATTACTTCCTCATTAAATACGTCCAATCAGAGCGCAACAATGGAAGGgggggggatttaaagggccaaccAGCGTTTTAcggatgaaaaaaattaaagggccAGTGACCATTAgaacagctctgggaggggagtcggGTCTAGTAGGGTTAGAatagggcaggctgggagccaggactcctgggttctctccccagctctgggaggggagtgggggctagtggtttgagcaggggggctgggagcccggactcctgggttctctccacagCTGCagggcgggtgggggaggggagtgacaATCCGATTGAAGCCCCAGGGTGCAGTGAATTGTCACCCCTAGattgggttgccaactttctactctcataaaactgaatacatttgtcccgccccttctccgaggccccaccctcattcactccatcccctgccccccccccgctctctccacttcatttattttcacctgcctggggcaggggcttgggcttgggctccagctgggggtgcgggctccagagtcgggccagaaatgaggagttgtgggggggggctccgggctgaggcagggggtgtgggatctggggaggggctagggatgagggggttggggtgtaggaggatgctCCGGGctgggttcggagggcaggagagggatctgGGCTAGGGCAGTgcgggggttgggatgcaggaaagggtgagggctctgtggtggggctggggatgaggggctcagcgtgtgggagggggctccagtctggggcaggtggttggggcgcAGGCAGGTGTGacggctccagctgggggtgtgggctcttggaTGGAGCTGGGTATGAGGGGTTTGCGGTGCAGCAGGGTGCTGTGGGTTAGGTTTGGAGGACGGGAGgggtatcagggctggggcagggggttggggcatgggaaggagtcagggtgcaagctccaggcagcgcttacctcaagctcccggaagcaacagcatgtcccccctctggctcttacgtggccaatgggagctgcggagccggcactTGGGACAGGGGTAGCGTGAGgacccccctggctgcccctatgcataggagctggaggggggacatgccactgcttccaggagccgcatggagccagagcaggcggggagcctgccttagcccggcTGCGCctccgactggacttttaacggcccggtcagtagtgctgaccagagccaccagggtgcCTTTTCGACAaggcgttccagtcgaaaaccagccacctggcaaccctacccctaGAGTTTGCAGTGGGTAAACACATCTTATCACCACCAGACCCGCCCTGCCaggccggggctgggagccagcctgCCGGGCTGCTCaatgctgggctgtgggggtgccTCTGGCTCCCACTCATCACCTGCTTccggatgtgtgtgtgtgtacatctgGCTGTTTGTGTGACAGCGAGacggagacagagagagaccctTCGCAAGCATGTTTGTGTTTGTGGCTGGCtctgcacgtgtgtgtgtgtgtgtgtgtgtgagtgagagtgtgtgagagagagagagagattttggctGTTAgcctgtgggtgtgggtgtgggtgtgagatTCTGTCTGTTAGCCTATGACTGTGGGGGCGGGTGAGATTCTGGCTGTTAGCCTGTGGgtgagtgtgtgggtgggtgtgagaTTCTGGCTGTTATCCTGAGAGtgagagtgggtgggtgggtgggtgagtgagtgagtgtgagatTCTGGCTATTAGCctgtgagtgtgtgggggggtgagattcTGGCTGTTagcctgtgagtgtgtgtgtgtgtgggtgggtgggtgagtgtgAGATTCTGGCTATTAGCctgtgagtgtgtgggggggtgagattcTGGCTGTTagcctgtgagtgtgtgtgtgtgtgtgcatgtgtgtgtgggtgggtgggtgtgagatTCTTGCTGTTAGCCTGTGAGTGAGTGTGtgcgtgggtgggtgggtgtgataTTCTGGCTGTTAgcctgtgagtgtgtgtgggtgggtgtgagaTTCTGGCTATtaccctctgtgtgtgtgtgtgtgtgtgtgtgtgtgtgtgtgtgcgtgggtgggtgggtgagtgtgAGATTCTTGCTGTTCGCCTGTGAGTGAGTGTGtgcgtgggtgggtgggtgtgagatTCTGGCTGTTCACCTGTGGGGGGGTTTCTTGGCTGGGACTCTGTGGCGATCTCGGAGCGTCTCTCTGGCTGGGTGTGCGGAGCAGAGATCTCAGGCACACACCCTGTGAGTGAGAAACTCATTGTGGGGAGAGCAAATGTAGCCTGGGCCGCACCTTTCCCTGGGCCGCCCTGCAGAGCACACACAGCAGCTCCTGGGTTCTCCCTCCGGCCCAGGGCAAGCAGTGgggtctactggttagagcagggggctgggagccaggatctgCCCATGGCCTCTTCTGCCCCCCAATTGGGGTCTCTCTCCGAGGAATTCTCCTGCCCCGTGTGCCTGGACTGGCTGCAGGATCCCGTCACCCTGCCCTGCGGCCACGTCTACTGCCAGGGCTGCATCGAGACAACGTGGGGCACCCTGGGCGTCCCCCCTGCCTGCCCTCAATGCCGGGAGCCCTGCCCCGACAGGAGATATGCCCCCTGCAGGCTGCTGAGGCAGCTGATCGACCAGGCCAGGGGGCTGAgccctggtggggcagaggagggggcgcgCCCAGGGGGCAGGTGCCCAGAGCACAGCGAACCCTGGGAGGTGGCGGGTGGGGAATTCGCCGCCAGGGAACCAGCCACATACGAAAACCTCCGGTTCCTCCCCATCCACCAGGCCACTGAGCAGCATCAGGTGAGACCGGGAagccccaggactcctgggttctctccccagctcggggaggggtgtggggtctagtgggttagagcagaaggtgctgggagtcaggactcctgggttctttcccctgctctgggagCCCCGGGGGAGTGGTATCTAGTGAGTCAGAGCAGGGGGAGCTCTGGAAGGGGAAGCCaggggaagccaggactcctgggttctgtgggcTGCTCGGGTCAGAGAGTGGGGTCTGGCAGGGTAGAGCTGGGGACGCTggcctgtgcccccccccaccctcgccTCCAGCCTGTTTGCTGCCCCGTAGGAAGAGCTGCCCTCAGCCATTGCCCACCTGGAGTCCAGCCTCGCTCGGCTCCTGACACTGAAGacggaggaggaagagaggattCGGAACCACCAGGTACCCGGGGCTGGGTGGATCGAGGAAGGGCGGGATTCTTGACCCCACCTCTAACCCCCACCCCGCTACCCGAGGgactctggggaggaggcaggcagCCCTCTGGGGGACAGCAGGGCTGAGTCACCTGTGAGGGGTAAGGGTAGGGTTGGGGGTGGGATACCTTGAGTCTTACCATAGCTGGGAGAGAATGTGAGGTACTTGGTGTATAGTGAAGTTACTTCCTGATTACCTGGGAGTATTAGCTATATGGAGATATTAGGTACCTGACGGTATTCGCAATGCACAGAGGGTAGGTACCTGGGAGTATTAGCTATATGGAGATATTAGGTACCTGACGGTATTCGCAATGCACAGAGGGTAGGTACCTGGGAGTATTAGCTATATGGAGATATTAGGTACCTGACGGTATTCGCAATGCACAGAGGGTAGGTACCTGGGAGTATTTAGCTATATGGAGATATTAGGTATCTGAGTACCTGAGGGTATTTGCAATGCACAGAGGGTAGGTACCTGGGAGTATTAGCTATATGGAGATATTGGGTATTGGGATATTGGGGGTATTCGATGTGCAAGGAGGGTAGCTACCTGGGAGTATTACCTACATGGAGATATTGGGTACCCGGGGATATTCGCCATGCACAGGGGGTAGCTACCTGGGAGTATTAGCTATATGAAGTTATTTGGTACCTGACTACCTGGGGGTGTTGCTATGCACACATGGTAGGTACCTGGGAGTATTAGCTATATGGAGATATTAGGTACCTGAGTACCTGGGGGTATTCGCTATGCACAGGGGTAGCTACCTGGGAGTATTAGCTCCATGGAGATATTGGGTACTGGGGGTATTTGCCATGCACAGGGTGTAGGTACCTGGGAGTATCCTGGGAGCATTAGCTCTAGAAAGTTGCTGGGTACTCAAGTAGCTGGAGCAATGCGGGTATCAGGGAGTATTCGCTGTGGAAGGATGTCGGGGGTATTAGCTCATGAAATGTTGGGTACCAGGGACTATTAGCCGGACAGATGCTGCATCTCAGAGAGTACTGGCTATAGAAGGATACTGGCAGGTACCTGGGAGTATTGGCTCAAGGGATGCTGGGTCCCGGGGAGTATTAGCTATCGACGAAGTCCGGTACCTGCGGTATTAGCTCACGAGATGCCCGAGGGTACCTAGCGAGTGTTCGAGCCGCTGTTTTCCAGGCCACGGTGCTCAGCATGGAAGATCACATCTCCACGGAGTTCAGGACGCTGCGGGGCTGGCTGACCGCCCGGGAGGGGGAGTGGCAGGAGAGGCTGCAGCGGGCGGGCAGCGCCCAGCTGCGGGCAATGCAGACGAAGCTGCAGGAGCTGGCGGGGAAATGCCAGGCAGCCCAGGAGATGCTCACCAAGGCCCAGGCCCACCTGCCCCAGCAGAACGCCACGGAGTTCCTGACGGTGAgtccagcgccccctagaggggaaaggccccgtctcccgttccccgcccccctgagccagccagtcccccaccatggggccggatgggagtcggcgccccctagaggggaaaggccccgtctcccgttccccaccccccaagccagccagtcccccaccatggggccggatgggagtccagcgccccctagaggggaaaggccccgtctcccgttccccgcccccctgagccagccagtcccccaccatggggccggatgggagtcggcgccccctagaggggaaaggccccgtctcccgttccccaccccccaagccagccagtcccccaccatggggccggatgggagtccagcgccccctagaggggaaaggccccgtctcccgttccccgcccccctgagccagccagtcccccaccatggggccggatgggagtcggcgccccctagaggggaaaggccccgtctCCCGTTCCCCGCCCTCCTGAACCAGCCAGTCCCCCAccatggggccggatgggagtcggcgccccctagaggggaaaggccccacgtcttgttccccaccccactgagccagccagtcccagcgCCCCACAGTAACTTAAAGAGACAGAACTATACTAAttccttgtttctctctctctccgtgtCTGTCCCCTCGCAGGAcataaaatccttcctggacTGGTAAGTCTGCCACTGCAGAAGCAGCTTCATTCCCTGATTCCCCCACACCTCCATCCTCATTGCTCGGTCACTAACACACGCTATGGGCGGGGCGCGGTTCTTCCCTCTCATATAGGGCGAAGCAGCAACCGGCTACCCCTTGTGGGCCGAATACGGGGTCCCTATCACAGACTCTGGGGCAATTCAAAGGGCCGATCCAGTATACTGCCTGGAAGGACATgaaatccatcctcaacataggTAAGAGATGGGGCTCAGCCGGGGGTGCTCTCCCcgggcagtcagggctggcccaaTGGCCCAGTGCAGCGCTAgagggcgctgtgctgcagggagtggggaggggcaaggggggcTCAATAGGGGGTCCCATGTTAaaccaaccctgccccccccacaccctttctccttttccctccccagaTCTCCCCCGGGTGACGCTGGATCCCGCCACGGCTCATCCCTGCCTGGTTCTCTCGGAGGATCGCACCCGGGTCCGGGACGGCCACCTCCGCCGGCCTCTCCCCGACACTCCCGCCCGCTTCGATTTCTGCGTGGCTGTCTTGGGCGCGGAGGCGTTCACCTCCGGGAGGCGCTACTGGGAGGTGGAGCTCGGGGAGAAGCCGGCGTGGACGCTGGGCGTGGTCCATGCCTCCATCAGCCGCAAAGGGAAGATCCATGCCTCCCCCAGCAAGGGATTCTGGGTCATTCGGCTCCGGGGCGGGACCGAGCTCATGGCCAAGGACACGCCCCCAATggtgctccacccccaggccctgccccacaggaTTGGGGTGTACCTGGACTACGAAGGGGGCCAGATTTCCTTCTATGATGCCCGGCGCATGTCCCACCTCTATACGTTCAGCGCCCAGTTTGCAGAGAGTGTGTATCCCTATTTCTGCCCCGGGCTCTATGATTCGGCGGGAAACGCTACCCccctgaaaatctgccccttgccctgagccagccagtcctctGCCCTGGGGTCAGATCAGAGCCGGCACCCCTTAGAGGGaaaaggccccgtgccccattccctgccctcctgAGTCATCCAGGGGCTTTATAAGCACCACCTTACACATAGAAAAAAAACTCTCAAACCCATCAACCCCAGCTATTTCATTCTCCAAAGCAAGAAGGAGCCGAGCACCAGGCCACACTGTACCCTGCcaggcagggactctgaaaaggatCTAAAGATCCAGCTAGTGTGATCCTGGGATGCGCAAACAGGGGAATggcgagtaggagcagagaggtttaTTTTCCCCCTGGATTTGGCCCTTGTGCGACTGCTggtggagtcctgtgtccagttctggtgcccatagtTCAAGAAGGACGTGGATCGATTGGAGGGGGGTCAGAGAAGAACGATTACAGGACTGGACAACCTGCCTTAGAGTGAGAGACTCCCAGAGCTCAAGCTGTTTAGAGGAACAACGAGAAGGCCACGGGGATGACTAgatcatggtctacaagtacCTCCGTGGGGAACAGATGAAATCgtgggcttttcagtctagcagagaaaagtctaacatgatccaatggctggaagttgaagctagaccagttcagatgggaaataaggtgcaaatttgtAACAGGGAGAGGAATTCACCAtgggaacaatttcccaaggggcgtgctggagtctccatcactggcaagttTTCACTCAAGAGTGGTGGGGTCACGGTGGCATCTTGGACTCCAGCCGCAGATTAGCCATCCTTGGTGGTAGGCCCTGGATCATCTGAAACAATGCTGCAGATATTGGTCCTCACAGGAGACAGATTTCCATGTTGCCCCATGATCCATAATCGGTGGACGAGAGATAAGAGGTGAAGACGTGCTTGTGTTTAAGGTACCGGcacgggagccaggactcctgggttctggctaGAGGCGGTGGGAAATTTTCCAAAGATGGACCATGTTTGTGTAGGGAAAAAATGCCATGGAAACATTCTGATGACATTTCAGGGCGGAGGGAATGGCAGGGCCGGGGGAGAATCAGATCAgggcattttgatttttttgcttcAACgtgatttcattttgattttttttaattttacatttatcaTAATTCTCAGCCCTACACTATTTAGGTCTGGAAGGATTGGATTTGTATCTGCTCACTTGTATCAGGtcaatgtcaatttcactgtccaCGACCACAAACTGacggaaaaatatttccattcataaTCATCGAAATGGACAGATAATCAAAGAAAAATTTGGCTTTGATGAAACGATCATTAAATAATTAGCGAACACTCCCAGAATTTCCTGCAACTGGGAAagtttaaactgataaaaatataaaaaagcttACAAATAAACGTCAATATCAGTCCAAATTATAAATTACAAATCTAGTTCTCCCAAGCCGAATATTCATAGAATATAAATTTAAGTGAAAACTAAATTTAGACTAGTATGTGCTATATAGAATACTTAAATATAACGATATATGTATACGTATACAATTAATATTTCATATGCAATATTTTATAgtctggcttttaaaaaaatatataaacaattgTCTATTTAATGTATCTCTACATAATTGTTTATAGGACATAATTTTTGGTAAAGGTTGGAATTGGAACATAACATTTTGATTGATGCAAagtgatcccccccccccgaacatcATTTTTCAAgaaatttcccccaaaaaagaatTGTTtgggaactgaaatatttttgaaatcttgGTGTTTCCTGCTCAACAGAAAAGCTGCTTCTTGACCAACTTTTGTTCTGTCCCTAggtggaggggagtgggatcaaGTAGGTTAGAGTCAGGGGAGGGGTtgctgtgagccaggactcctgggttctctccccagctctgggaggggagtggggtctggtgggttagagcagtgggggctgggagccaggacagctGGATtatatccccagctctgggagggaagcaggATCTagtggggactgggagtcaggacgcctgggttctatccctggtgtTGTCACAGACTCCCCCTGTGACCTCTGGGGAATCACTGGATCGgtttgggcctcagtttccccatgtgtaaaatgggggaatGATCCTGGCTTTGTCTATTTGGACTGTGAGCTGTTAGGGGCAGTGCCTGTCTCTTTTGGCCTTGGTGTCTTCATCTAAattgattttttgggggagggggatgggggggcaagGAAATGTCTGTTCTAGCTAAAATGATTGATTTTTCCATCAAACAAATTCAAAACATTGTGAATCTTTACCAAAAAAAGCCAAAACCCCAAAACCCTGACCTGCACTTTGTGTTGAGTCCTAAGGAAAATTGTTTTGAATTGggaaaagctgaaatttcagtTAATTCAAAAGacggttttcttttgtttgtgatCAGAAGTAAAAATGTTTCCCTTTCTTGTAAAAAGGGTGCTAATTACAATATTCACTTTGCTACGTTGAGGAAAAGTCAAATATTTAACCATGTAAATAGAAGGATTTAATTTAGTTTAAATGGAAAGTTAAATCATCTCACTTTGTTACCAAATTAATTTCCATTGAATTGCCACCCGAAAAAGTGAGAGTGTTTCACTTTGTGTTTAAAGACAATAAATTCATCGTCATTTTCTGGGTGGAACAATGGAAATGTAAAAATCTTTCATTGTTTTAGCAATATGAACTTTCATCTAGTTTGGATCAGACAATGGCTTAAATATTGCAGGTGGTGTAACACAATTTCAGTGTGATCAAAACGAAATAAAAGACTTTGTTTTATGTTCAAATGGTAGGTTTTTTGTGTGGTTCCATCGGGTCAAAGGCTCCTTATGATAACCCCACCCTCCCAAGCCCCAGATCTGTTTGTTTTAATCCAGAGTAAAATCCAGAGTTTTGCCTAGTTCTCATGGGGGAAAGTGGAAATATTTTGTCTCCTACCAACTGTACTTAGAGAATATCACTGCAAGGGAGTTTGTGTCTCtcctgccaaccctccaggattatccTGGACACTACAGGaagtaaagattaatctttaataaaagatggtcatctgatgaaacctccaggaatacctcCAACCAAAACCGGCAACTCTAGCTATggcgtgggtgtgtgtgtgtacacacctgGGCATAGAGGGGCTGTGGGTATGTATATGGGGTGCAGAGAGggactgcatgtgtgtgtgtgccagttAGAGGGGGCCATGCGGGTGCATGGGAGGCTGGGTGCATGCAAGGGGAGTGggatgtcgggggggggggggttgtagaGACTGTAGGGGAGTGAATGGGGGGCTGTGTGCATGCAGGGGGTGTGAatgagggggctgtgggtgagGGGCCCAGAGGGCTATGGGGAGGATGGATGtagagggtgcagaaggggacgCTGTGcatgcatggggggctgggggtgtgtggccCAGAGAGCTATGGGGAGGatggatgtggggggtgcagaaggggacgCTGTGCATGCATGGGGCGCTGGGGGTGTGGGACCCAGAGGGCTATGGGGAGGATGGATGTGGGGGGTACACAGGGGGGCGCTGTGCATGTATGGGGGGGCTGGTGGTGTGTGGCCCAGAGGGCTATGGGGCGGATGGGTGTGGGGGCCGAGGGGGGGCGCTGTGGGCCGAGGGGGTGGCCCCTCCCGCTGGGGAAATCCGCCTCCCCCCATCTCTGGGCGTGGCTCTCCGCCCATCGCCCTGGTTTcggggctccagctccagccctccCGGGCGCCAGTTCAAACCCCCCGCCTAGGAAGTGCGTAACCGGGAGCCGCTTTCACGCCGGGACCTTCCTGTTACCGGCCCCCGCCCACCCCCGGCCCTGGGCTCGGCGCCGGCTGGGCCCCAGGGGCCGGATCGGGGCCCCCAGCGGGgatccagccccccccacccggcGCGGGTGAGTCGGGGCCGTCCGGGAGCCGAGCCCagcagggtcccccccagcccggcccgctcCGGGGGTgcacggggagggggggcggagcagggtcccccccagcccggcccgctcCGGGGGTGCACGGGGCGGag
This DNA window, taken from Dermochelys coriacea isolate rDerCor1 chromosome 6, rDerCor1.pri.v4, whole genome shotgun sequence, encodes the following:
- the LOC119856782 gene encoding nuclear factor 7, ovary-like isoform X2 gives rise to the protein MASSAPQLGSLSEEFSCPVCLDWLQDPVTLPCGHVYCQGCIETTWGTLGVPPACPQCREPCPDRRYAPCRLLRQLIDQARGLSPGGAEEGARPGGRCPEHSEPWEVAGGEFAAREPATYENLRFLPIHQATEQHQEELPSAIAHLESSLARLLTLKTEEEERIRNHQATVLSMEDHISTEFRTLRGWLTAREGEWQERLQRAGSAQLRAMQTKLQELAGKCQAAQEMLTKAQAHLPQQNATEFLTDIKSFLDWAKQQPATPCGPNTGSLSQTLGQFKGPIQYTAWKDMKSILNIDLPRVTLDPATAHPCLVLSEDRTRVRDGHLRRPLPDTPARFDFCVAVLGAEAFTSGRRYWEVELGEKPAWTLGVVHASISRKGKIHASPSKGFWVIRLRGGTELMAKDTPPMVLHPQALPHRIGVYLDYEGGQISFYDARRMSHLYTFSAQFAESVYPYFCPGLYDSAGNATPLKICPLP
- the LOC119856782 gene encoding nuclear factor 7, ovary-like isoform X1, whose protein sequence is MASSAPQLGSLSEEFSCPVCLDWLQDPVTLPCGHVYCQGCIETTWGTLGVPPACPQCREPCPDRRYAPCRLLRQLIDQARGLSPGGAEEGARPGGRCPEHSEPWEVAGGEFAAREPATYENLRFLPIHQATEQHQEELPSAIAHLESSLARLLTLKTEEEERIRNHQATVLSMEDHISTEFRTLRGWLTAREGEWQERLQRAGSAQLRAMQTKLQELAGKCQAAQEMLTKAQAHLPQQNATEFLTDIKSFLDWRGSSLSYRAKQQPATPCGPNTGSLSQTLGQFKGPIQYTAWKDMKSILNIDLPRVTLDPATAHPCLVLSEDRTRVRDGHLRRPLPDTPARFDFCVAVLGAEAFTSGRRYWEVELGEKPAWTLGVVHASISRKGKIHASPSKGFWVIRLRGGTELMAKDTPPMVLHPQALPHRIGVYLDYEGGQISFYDARRMSHLYTFSAQFAESVYPYFCPGLYDSAGNATPLKICPLP